A region of Cucumis melo cultivar AY chromosome 2, USDA_Cmelo_AY_1.0, whole genome shotgun sequence DNA encodes the following proteins:
- the LOC127148301 gene encoding LOW QUALITY PROTEIN: ribosomal protein S14, mitochondrial (The sequence of the model RefSeq protein was modified relative to this genomic sequence to represent the inferred CDS: inserted 4 bases in 3 codons; substituted 2 bases at 2 genomic stop codons), translated as MTIIDSESQSLLAQTNSMKAWLDLPGGASSFSVVGTWQDIAGKEIRVQCDYSHFGQDTSRGAAFFKKMRLDXXGEEYEKRNIRXRLLAAKYELRLKLXELSKDPHFPSDMRDKDRYKLSKLPRNXFARVRKRCIFTGRPHGVDEFFIISRILFRGLASRGPLMGIKKSSW; from the exons ATGACGATAATAGACTCAGAGTCACAGTCCCTTCTCGCCCAGACAAATTCCATGAAGGCTTGGCTTGACCTTCCTGGAGGCGCTTCATCATTCAGTGTGGTGGGGACCTGGCAGGACATAGCAGGAAAAGAGATTAG gGTTCAATGTGACTATTCTCACTTCGGCCAAGACACAAGCCGTGGAGCGGCTTTTTTCAAAAAGAtgaggctcgactgataaggagaggagtaTGAGAAGCGAAATATAC GTAGATTGCTCGCGGCTAAATATGAATTGAGACTCAAGC TAGAATTGAGTAAAGATCCCCATTTTCCTAGTGATATGCGGGACAAAGATCGTTATAAGTTGTCCAAGTTGCCAAGAAA CTTTGCACGAGTAAGAAAGCGATGTATTTTCACGGGTCGCCCTCATGGAGTAGATGAGTTCTTTATCATTTCTCGTATCCTTTTTCGTGGATTAGCATCTCGAGGTCCTTTGATGGGCATAAAGAAATCGTCTTGGTAG